The genomic stretch GTTCGCTAAGCAACAAAGCTGACGTTCTGATCAACGGTCAGCGTGCTCGCGTAATGGGTAAAGCGTCAATGAACACTACTATGGTTGATGTCACTGACATCATTGGTGTTCAGGCAAACGACGAAGTAGTTGTATTTGGCCGCCAAGGCTTTGAAGAAATCACAGCAGAAGAAACCGAAGAGAAAAGCGGTCGTATTCTGCCTGAGCACTACACTATCTGGGGTGCAACTAACCCTCGCGTTTACCGTTAAACGGCAAGTGCAATAATCACCAAGGCCAGTCTCATACTGGCCTTTTTTATGTCTATTGTTTAATAAAGTCATTCCATCAAAACGATAAATAAGATCATCGCCAATTTGATCGTTTTTTCTCACCATTTGGCTCATCGTCGCGCTCCAAACCAGAAGCAGATGTTCAATGTAAATTTGTCGACACGAACGATCCTTTTTGTTCGCTTTGCAGGATAAGTCTATGCATACTCCGCTGCTTTGGAGGTCAAGATGCATACAACATTCGAACAAATTTTCGATCTTGGCCCATTCAGTTGGCCTGCCCTATTTTGCTGTGCCATCAATGGGTTAATGATTGGCATAGAACGCCAAACCCGTGGTAAACCAGTAGGTATTCGCACAGCAATTCTCATTATTTCAGGCACCTACCTGTTTATGTCGATGGCAGTGTCATTATCACCAAACACGCTCGACCAAGCTCGTGTGCTTGGTCAGATAATTACTGGCGTCGGCTTCTTGGGTGCAGGCGTGATGATGACGCTGGATGGCAAAATCCATGGCGTCACTTCGGCAGCCGTCATTTGGGTACTGGCAGGGCTCGGTTTGATGATCGGCCTCGGTTACTTAATGCAATCGGTCGTGATTACCTTGCTTGCGTTGAGCGTTCTGCTTGGCGTGGATAAAGCAGAAAACCGTATCAAGGCGTTACGTCGCGGTGTTCATCAAAAAATTCAGCAGCGCAAAACCTCCTCTCGCTTGATCAAATAAGAGAATGGTTGGCCTGTTTCAATTTTCCAATAAAAAAGCCCGCGAACATCGCGGGCTTTTTGGTATCTGGCTTTCGCTAAGATTATTTAGCGAAGTTGATGATAGGGAAACATTTGAAGAAGCCGTTATCCGCACAGTTCAACAGACCAATTTGCACGCCATCGATTTGGTCAGTCATGTTGAAGAAGCCAAGTTGGAAGTTAGACTTTTTAGAAATACTCGCCAGACCAACGTCTGCCATGGTGTAACCTTCTGAGTAGTTCACCGCACTCCAGTTTAGGCCTTTCACGTTGTTCGTGATGTTTACCGCACCAAAGTTCACACCGGTTGTTTGGCCTTGGTTCCAGTTAACCAAACCAAGTGACGCACCTTTCATTTCTTGGTTTACTTTCGCTGCCCCAAAGAACAGACCGAAGTTCACACCCGTAGTACGGTCAGTTTCAGACATACCTAGAACAGAGAAGTCGACGCCTTTTACTTCGTTTACTTGGCCATGTAGTACCGCCAAACGAACACCACCAACAGCAGAGTTTGATGGAGCGTTAGTATGGTCGATCGTTGAAAACATCACAGGGGTGCTGTTCGCAAGAGCAACAGGTGATGCGATAGTGGCTGCAACAGCCAATGACGTCATAAGCTTTTTCATTTTTATCTCCATGATGGTAAGCAGTAATTTACAACATAGTGTAATGTTCAGATTTTGCGCTATTCGGACACAAAAAGTGTTAGCAATAGGTCATATTTAACAATCTGACTATCCTAGAAAAAAATTCATCTCAGTTATTTTTCTGTTTTTCCACTGACGCTGCCGGAACGCATCCCTCACAATTCACATCTTCTTTTACCTGCACTGAAAAATGCACAGTGGGCAAACGCCAGACGCAAAAAAGCCGAGGTTCACACCTCGGCTTTTTGTTCTACTCAGCTTGGAATAGCGCGGGATGATTACATCATGCCCATGCCACCCATACCGCCCATACCACCCATGTCAGGCATGCCTGCGCTTTCTTTTTGTGGTAGGTCAGTTACCATCGCTTCTGTTGTGATCATTAGACCAGCGACAGACGCTGCAAATTGTAGAGCGCTACGAGTTACTTTAGTTGGGTCTAGGATACCCATCTCTAGCATGTCACCGTATTCACCCGTCGCTGCGTTGTAGCCGTAAGAACCTTCACCCGCTTTCACGTTGTTCGCAACAACAGAGTCTTCGTCACCTGCGTTCTTCGTGATTTGACGGATTGGCGCTTCCATTGCGCGAAGCGCAACGCGGATACCAACGTTTTGTTCTTCGTTGTCGCCTTCTAGGTCAACAATCTTAGATGCAGCGCGGATTAGTGCAACACCACCACCAGCAACTACGCCTTCTTCAACCGCTGCGCGAGTCGCGTGTAGCGCGTCTTCTACGCGGTCTTTTTTCTCTTTCATTTCAACTTCAGTCGCTGCACCAACTTTGATTACTGCAACACCGCCAGCCAGTTTAGCAACACGCTCTTGTAGTTTCTCTTTGTCGTAGTCTGAAGTTGCGTCTTCGATTTGTTGACGAATTTGAGCAACGCGGCCTTGGATCATCGCTTCTTCACCCGCACCATCGATGATGGTTGAGTTTTCTTTCGTGATGCTTACGCGCTTAGCCTGACCTAGATCTTCAAGCGTTACTTTTTCTAGTTCTAGACCGATTTCTTCAGAAATCACAGTACCGCCAGTTAGGATAGCGATGTCTTGTAGCATTGCTTTACGACGGTCACCAAAACCAGGCGCTTTAACCGCAGCAACTTTCA from Vibrio parahaemolyticus encodes the following:
- a CDS encoding MgtC/SapB family protein — translated: MHTTFEQIFDLGPFSWPALFCCAINGLMIGIERQTRGKPVGIRTAILIISGTYLFMSMAVSLSPNTLDQARVLGQIITGVGFLGAGVMMTLDGKIHGVTSAAVIWVLAGLGLMIGLGYLMQSVVITLLALSVLLGVDKAENRIKALRRGVHQKIQQRKTSSRLIK
- a CDS encoding VC2662 family protein, translating into MKKLMTSLAVAATIASPVALANSTPVMFSTIDHTNAPSNSAVGGVRLAVLHGQVNEVKGVDFSVLGMSETDRTTGVNFGLFFGAAKVNQEMKGASLGLVNWNQGQTTGVNFGAVNITNNVKGLNWSAVNYSEGYTMADVGLASISKKSNFQLGFFNMTDQIDGVQIGLLNCADNGFFKCFPIINFAK
- the groL gene encoding chaperonin GroEL (60 kDa chaperone family; promotes refolding of misfolded polypeptides especially under stressful conditions; forms two stacked rings of heptamers to form a barrel-shaped 14mer; ends can be capped by GroES; misfolded proteins enter the barrel where they are refolded when GroES binds), whose amino-acid sequence is MAAKDVKFGNDARVKMLEGVNVLADAVKVTLGPKGRNVVLDKSFGAPTITKDGVSVAREIELEDKFQNMGAQMVKEVASKANDAAGDGTTTATVLAQAIVNEGLKAVAAGMNPMDLKRGIDKAVAAAVEQLKELSVECNDTKAIAQVGTISANSDASVGNIIAEAMERVGRDGVITVEEGQALQDELDVVEGMQFDRGYLSPYFINNQEAGSVELENPFILLVDKKISNIRELLPTLEAVAKASRPLLIIAEDVEGEALATLVVNNMRGIVKVAAVKAPGFGDRRKAMLQDIAILTGGTVISEEIGLELEKVTLEDLGQAKRVSITKENSTIIDGAGEEAMIQGRVAQIRQQIEDATSDYDKEKLQERVAKLAGGVAVIKVGAATEVEMKEKKDRVEDALHATRAAVEEGVVAGGGVALIRAASKIVDLEGDNEEQNVGIRVALRAMEAPIRQITKNAGDEDSVVANNVKAGEGSYGYNAATGEYGDMLEMGILDPTKVTRSALQFAASVAGLMITTEAMVTDLPQKESAGMPDMGGMGGMGGMGMM